The following proteins come from a genomic window of Microbacterium sulfonylureivorans:
- a CDS encoding MerR family DNA-binding transcriptional regulator → MKIGELSERTGIPTRMLRYYEQQGLLTSERSANGYRAYAEGDVDRATRARGLVQAGLSTRLAKVVLDVERQCELEAPPPCARDLAQMLATELSTLDDRIACLTKSRGAVARYLELTRNGDLVASAGAA, encoded by the coding sequence ATGAAGATCGGCGAGCTGTCGGAGCGCACCGGCATCCCGACCCGGATGCTGCGGTATTACGAGCAGCAGGGTCTGCTGACGTCGGAGCGGTCCGCGAACGGCTACCGCGCGTACGCCGAGGGCGACGTCGACCGGGCCACCCGTGCGCGGGGGCTCGTGCAGGCCGGTCTGTCGACGCGGCTCGCCAAGGTCGTGCTGGACGTCGAGCGGCAGTGCGAGCTGGAGGCTCCCCCGCCGTGCGCCCGCGACCTCGCGCAGATGCTGGCCACCGAGCTCTCGACGCTCGACGACCGCATCGCATGCCTCACGAAGAGTCGCGGAGCGGTGGCCCGCTATCTCGAACTCACCCGCAACGGCGACCTCGTCGCGTCCGCCGGCGCCGCGTAG
- the purU gene encoding formyltetrahydrofolate deformylase encodes MAAHSPHLLPDHACLIVHGSDRPGIVAAVSALITRNAGNIVAFDQYSDDPTGGAYFQRVVFHRPDLAAALPAIEADLARTLGDGFDLEWTITDQSAPKRMAILASKQDHCLLDLLWRHRRGDLPVTIPMVISNHTTAAEDVRSFGVPFFHVPSAPGPDKSASEAEILKLLEGNVDFVVLARYMQILSSDFLQKLGVPVINIHHSFLPAFIGAEPYRKAKDRGVKLIGATSHYVTDDLDEGPIIDQDTIRVTHADSVAELARRGADVERQVLSRAVLWHAQDRVIRHGNHTIVF; translated from the coding sequence ATGGCCGCCCACAGCCCGCACCTTCTGCCCGACCACGCCTGCCTGATCGTCCACGGCAGCGACCGGCCGGGGATCGTCGCCGCGGTGTCGGCCCTCATCACGCGCAACGCGGGCAACATCGTCGCGTTCGACCAGTACTCCGACGACCCGACCGGCGGCGCGTACTTCCAGCGCGTCGTGTTCCACCGGCCCGATCTCGCTGCGGCCCTCCCGGCGATCGAGGCCGACCTCGCGCGCACGCTCGGCGACGGGTTCGACCTCGAGTGGACGATCACCGACCAGTCCGCCCCGAAGCGCATGGCGATCCTCGCGTCGAAGCAGGACCACTGCCTGCTCGACCTGCTGTGGCGCCACCGTCGCGGCGACCTGCCCGTGACGATCCCCATGGTGATCTCGAACCACACCACCGCGGCCGAGGACGTCCGGTCGTTCGGCGTCCCCTTCTTCCACGTGCCGTCCGCACCCGGACCCGACAAGTCGGCGTCCGAGGCCGAGATCCTCAAGCTCCTCGAGGGCAATGTCGACTTCGTGGTCCTGGCGCGCTACATGCAGATCCTGTCGTCGGACTTCCTGCAGAAGCTCGGCGTGCCGGTCATCAACATCCACCACTCGTTCCTGCCGGCATTCATCGGCGCCGAGCCCTATCGCAAGGCGAAGGACCGCGGCGTGAAGCTCATCGGCGCGACATCGCACTACGTGACCGACGACCTCGACGAGGGGCCGATCATCGACCAGGACACCATCCGGGTGACCCACGCCGACTCGGTCGCCGAGCTCGCTCGACGCGGCGCCGACGTCGAACGCCAGGTGCTCTCGCGCGCGGTCCTGTGGCACGCGCAGGACCGTGTGATCCGCCACGGCAACCACACGATCGTCTTCTAG
- a CDS encoding aspartate aminotransferase family protein codes for MQSTDAFWHDAERHLIRYSSSFTPRIIERAEGSYVYDSDGTAILDFTSGQMSAVLGHSHPDIVRAVSEAVGSLDHLFSGMLSRPVVTFARRLSDTLPANLTKTMLLTTGAEANEAALKIAKLYTGRHEVVSFDRSWHGMTSGAAAATFSAGRRGYGPVVPGNFVLPTPNAYRSPFRRADGSYDWESELAYGFASVDAQSTGALAAVIIEPILSSGGIIELPLGYLARLKELCEARGMLLILDEAQTGLGRTGTMYAFERDGVAPDILTLSKTLGAGLPVAAVVTGDEIERACAERGFLFYTTHVSDPLAAVVAGTVLDVIERDGLVQRAAVLGGQLAERLTAMKERFEVVGDVRGRGLMQGIELVVDKESKAPADALGSAVTTACLERGLHMNIVQLPGMGGIFRVAPPLTISESELHTGVDILEDALAAVLAQRS; via the coding sequence ATGCAGAGCACAGACGCCTTCTGGCACGACGCCGAGAGGCACCTCATCCGCTACTCGTCGTCGTTCACGCCGCGCATCATCGAGCGTGCCGAGGGCTCGTACGTGTACGACAGCGACGGCACCGCGATCCTCGACTTCACGTCCGGCCAGATGAGCGCCGTCCTGGGGCACTCGCACCCCGACATCGTGCGTGCGGTGAGCGAGGCGGTCGGCTCGCTCGACCACCTCTTCAGTGGGATGCTGTCGCGCCCGGTGGTGACGTTCGCCCGGCGCCTGTCCGACACGCTGCCCGCGAACCTGACGAAGACGATGCTTCTGACCACCGGCGCCGAGGCGAACGAGGCTGCCCTCAAGATCGCCAAGCTCTACACCGGCAGGCACGAGGTCGTGTCGTTCGACCGCTCGTGGCACGGCATGACGTCGGGCGCCGCGGCGGCGACGTTCTCGGCGGGCCGCCGCGGGTACGGACCGGTCGTGCCGGGCAACTTCGTCCTCCCCACCCCCAACGCCTACCGCTCGCCCTTCCGCCGCGCGGACGGCTCGTACGACTGGGAGTCCGAGCTGGCGTACGGATTCGCGTCGGTCGACGCGCAGTCCACCGGGGCGCTCGCCGCCGTGATCATCGAGCCCATCCTGTCGTCGGGGGGCATCATCGAGCTGCCGCTCGGCTACCTCGCCCGGCTGAAGGAGCTGTGCGAGGCGCGCGGAATGCTGCTGATCCTCGATGAGGCGCAGACCGGGCTCGGACGCACGGGCACGATGTACGCCTTCGAGCGCGACGGCGTGGCTCCCGACATCCTGACTCTGTCGAAGACGCTCGGAGCAGGCCTGCCCGTGGCCGCGGTCGTCACCGGCGACGAGATCGAGCGCGCGTGCGCCGAGCGTGGGTTCCTGTTCTACACGACGCATGTCTCCGACCCGCTCGCCGCCGTCGTCGCGGGCACCGTCCTCGACGTGATCGAGCGCGACGGACTCGTCCAACGGGCGGCGGTGCTCGGCGGCCAGCTCGCGGAGCGCCTCACCGCGATGAAGGAGCGATTCGAGGTCGTCGGCGACGTCCGAGGGCGCGGTCTCATGCAGGGGATCGAGCTCGTGGTCGACAAGGAGTCGAAGGCTCCCGCAGACGCCCTGGGCTCGGCGGTCACGACCGCCTGCCTCGAGCGCGGCCTGCACATGAACATCGTGCAGCTGCCCGGCATGGGCGGCATCTTCCGGGTCGCCCCGCCCCTCACGATCAGCGAGTCCGAGCTGCACACCGGCGTCGACATCCTCGAAGACGCGCTCGCGGCCGTGCTGGCGCAGCGGAGCTGA
- a CDS encoding serine hydrolase, whose product MGTEPRRDAESLRGSRRSSSRRPPRRAAVGRRSFTSTLKSLDDLAASGAKISVRITDLDRGGSVLAGDDFVTLPIAGLGVVPLLIELAAAFESGRLDPLEIIDRSQVEPVTVGGVWQHLKAPALPLSDLAVLAAATGDALAANALLSRVGLPAVRGRIEQLGLARSAMLDRFRDSRGPDDAPHFALGSARELAEVFAALVNSQIVSASVSAQVAEWLSLNHDLSLVASATGLDPFAHENDEHGLLFINKTGRDAGIRVEAGVLAGPRAGVSYALIVCFDDLSIMHRMRAHEAFRTLGMELMEYVF is encoded by the coding sequence GTGGGCACTGAGCCCAGAAGGGATGCCGAGTCGCTACGGGGGTCGCGACGAAGCAGCAGCAGAAGACCGCCGAGGAGGGCGGCGGTCGGACGCCGATCGTTCACGTCGACGCTCAAGTCGCTCGACGACCTCGCCGCGTCCGGCGCGAAGATCTCGGTGCGCATCACCGACCTCGACCGCGGCGGCTCGGTCCTCGCCGGCGACGACTTCGTCACACTCCCCATCGCGGGGCTGGGCGTCGTGCCGCTCCTCATCGAGCTGGCCGCCGCCTTCGAGTCGGGGCGGCTGGATCCGCTGGAGATCATCGACCGGTCGCAGGTCGAGCCGGTCACCGTCGGCGGGGTCTGGCAGCACCTGAAGGCTCCGGCCCTGCCCCTGTCCGACCTCGCGGTGCTGGCCGCCGCGACCGGCGACGCGCTGGCCGCCAACGCCCTGCTGTCCCGCGTCGGACTCCCGGCCGTGCGCGGCCGCATCGAGCAGCTCGGACTCGCCCGGTCGGCCATGCTCGATCGCTTCCGCGACTCCCGCGGGCCCGACGACGCCCCGCACTTCGCACTCGGCTCCGCGCGCGAACTCGCCGAGGTGTTCGCCGCGCTCGTCAACTCGCAGATCGTGTCGGCGAGCGTCAGCGCACAGGTCGCCGAGTGGCTCAGCCTCAACCACGACCTGTCGCTCGTGGCATCCGCCACCGGCCTCGACCCGTTCGCCCACGAGAACGACGAGCACGGCCTGCTCTTCATCAACAAGACAGGCCGGGATGCCGGCATCCGCGTCGAGGCGGGTGTGCTGGCGGGCCCGCGCGCCGGAGTGTCCTACGCGCTGATCGTCTGCTTCGACGATCTGTCGATCATGCACCGCATGCGCGCGCACGAGGCGTTCCGCACGCTCGGCATGGAACTCATGGAGTACGTGTTCTAG